The Helianthus annuus cultivar XRQ/B chromosome 16, HanXRQr2.0-SUNRISE, whole genome shotgun sequence genome includes a window with the following:
- the LOC110919944 gene encoding uncharacterized protein LOC110919944, whose protein sequence is MKPHNVTEDQIKLRAFPFALQDSAKEWLYYLPPGSVTTWNALAKLFLDKYFPEVKASFLRKEIIGIKQAKREALHTYWERFKKLCARCPQHGITDHQLLQYFCEGLAPMERRLINASSGGALLDKTPTQIRALITSIAEDTKHSAQDDEWYTDVPRTVKEVSTPHIETQLAELTKEIMQLTKDKSAEPQARACEIYLQFGHPTDMCPTLQDDIEQAQALGGYPGENSRQYEQYQGNQNWGPPNMSYQQRPPQYQQHPPFQGNQHQQNY, encoded by the coding sequence ATGAAGCCACATAACGTCACTGAAGACCAAATCAAGCTAAGGGCATTCCCCTTTGCTCTTCAAGACTCAGCAAAAGAATGGCTATATTACCTACCACCGGGGTCGGTAACTACTTGGAATGCACTTGCAAAGCTGTTTCTTGATAAATACTTCCCAGAAGTAAAAGCCTCCTTTCTACGAAAGGAAATCATCGGGATTAAGCAAGCTAAAAGGGAAGCTCTACACACTTACTGGGAAAGGTTTAAGAAACTGTGTGCCCGTTGCCCACAACACGGCATAACTGATCACCAACTCCTTCAATACTTCTGTGAAGGATTAGCACCAATGGAGAGGCGTTTGATTAATGCCTCTAGTGGAGGAGCTTTACTTGATAAGACGCCGACTCAGATAAGAGCCTTGATTACCTCCATAGCTGAAGACACCAAGCACTCGGCACAGGATGATGAGTGGTACACGGATGTTCCACGAACAGTCAAGGAAGTGAGCACTCCTCACATTGAAACTCAGCTAGCTGAGTTAACCAAAGAAATCATGCAACTTACCAAGGACAAGAGTGCTGAGCCACAAGCTCGAGCTTGTGAAATTTATCTACAATTTGGACACCCCACTGATATGTGTCCCACACTGCAAGATGATATTGAACAAGCACAAGCACTTGGAGGTTACCCGGGAGAGAACTCAAGGCAATATGAACAATATCAAGGCAATCAGAATTGGGGACCTCCTAACATGAGTTATCAGCAAAGGCCCCCACAGTATCAGCAACACCCGCCCTTCCAAGGTAATCAACATCAACAAAACTATTAG
- the LOC110919943 gene encoding uncharacterized protein LOC110919943 — MAQLASSVSKLESQGKLPTQTENNPKHNVSAITLRSGKSYNGPSMQEEEENVVEKKDQDKEKVQEPVRSELKFTPIAPFPSRLRSTKKEREEQEIMETFRKVEVNIPLLDAIKQVPRYATFLKELCTSKKKLRGNETVKVSENISAVLQKRLPPKCKDPGVFTVPCKLGNITVPRAMLDLGASINVLPYSILKTLNVGPLKRTGVVIQLADRSLVYPKGVLEDVLVQVNELVFPADFYVLDMEDDDTPHSSSILLGRPFLKTARTKIDVYSGTLSMEFDGEVINFNIDDAMRYPSEVSSLNYIDVIEPLTDECFELSNHDVQALVSNRSIDEAATKEVTEKFKLGENPMMSRP, encoded by the coding sequence ATGGCTCAACTTGCTAGCTCGGTGAGTAAATTAGAGTCTCAAGGTAAATTACCCACACAAACTGAGAATAACCCAAAGCACAACGTGAGTGCCATTACCTTGAGGAGTGGAAAGAGCTATAACGGTCCGAGTATGCAAGAAGAAGAGGAAaatgttgttgagaagaaggaCCAAGATAAGGAAAAAGTACAAGAACCGGTTCGAAGTGAATTGAAATTCACTCCTATAGCTCCATTCCCATCAAGGCTACGAAGCACAAAGAAGGAAAGGGAAGAACAAGAGATCATGGAGACATTCCGTAAGGTTGAGGTAAATATTCCACTTCTTGATGCCATTAAACAAGTCCCACGGTATGCGACGTTCCTCAAAGAACTTTGTACATCAAAGAAGAAGCTTAGAGGTAATGAAACCGTCAAGGTAAGTGAAAATATTTCTGCAGTGTTACAAAAGAGACTACCTCCAAAGTGCAAGGATCCAGGTGTTTTCACTGTTCCTTGTAAATTGGGGAATATCACGGTGCCTAGAGCTATGTTGGACCTCGGAGCCTCTATTAACGTCCTACCATATTCTATTTTGAAAACACTTAATGTAGGACCGTTAAAAAGGACCGGGGTGGTCATTCAATTGGCCGATCGATCCTTAGTATACCCAAAAGGTGTATTAGAGGATGTTTTGGTCCAAGTGAATGAATTAGTATTTCCGGCTGATTTCTATGTGTTGGACATGGAGGATGATGATACTCCTCACTCAAGTTCCATTTTGTTAGGGAGGCCATTTTTAAAAACCGCAAGGACAAAAATCGATGTTTATAGCGGCACCCTTTCTATGGAATTTGATGGGGAGGTAATCAATTTCAACATAGACGATGCGATGCGTTATCCTAGTGAAGTCTCATCTTTGAATTATATAGATGTCATTGAACCGCTAACTGATGAATGTTTTGAGCTGTCTAACCATGATGTTCAAGCATTAGTGTCAAACAGAAGTATTGATGAAGCAGCGACAAAGGAAGTTACTGAAAAGTTCAAGCTTGGGGAAAATCCGATGATGTCACGACCCTGA